A stretch of DNA from Hoeflea ulvae:
GGGCCGGACTAGTGCTGCTGCGCGCCCAGCGCCGCGAAATAGTCGTCCCAGCTCTGGTGCGGTCGCCCGGCTGCGGTGGTGAAATCGCTCGGGTTGTCATTGGCGCCCTCGCGGATGCCCTGGTAGATGCCTGCAATGACCGTGCCGATGAATTCGCCCAGTTCGGCGATGCGGTCTTCCCGGTAAGCCTCGAACGGCATCGGGCGGTAGACCAGTCGGGTGCCGAAGGCCCGGTTCATCAACGCCGCAAGCTCGGCCTGGGTCAGCAGCGCGCCATGAAGATTGTAGGTCTGGCCATTGTGCCGGGCTTCGGTCAGCATCCGCGCATAGGCAAAGGCCAGTTCCGGGCGGGTGGTATAGCCGCAGCGGCCGTCACCGGCGCAATTGGCGATCTCCCCGGCCTTCCGGTAGCTGTCAATATAGTCGACATCGGGTTCGATATAGATGCCGTTGCGGCCGATGACCCAGTCGAGACCGCTGTCGCGGATATCGGCCTCGGTCTGGCGGTTGCTCTGGATGACGGGGGAAAATGCCGTGCCCTGCTCCGCGCCCTGCACGCTGGTATAGACGATCTTCGCCACCCCGGCGGCCTTGGCGGCATTGATGACATTGCGATGCTGGCCGATGCGGTCTTCGGGCGCCGTCATGCCCGACACCAGCAACAGGGTATCGACCCCGGCCAGCGAGGCGCGAAGCTGGTCGGCATCATCATAGTCACCGGGGCGGACATCGATCCCCATATCTGGCGCCTTGCCGGGGCTGCGGGCCAGGCCGACAATGGTCTCGCCCGTGTTCATCCCGATGAGCGCCCCGGCGATCGCGGCGCCAAGCTGGCCGGAGACTGCGGTTACTGCAAGTGTCATGGGTTCATCCTGTGTTTTTCGAATGCGTTTGCGGCCTGCGCGGCCCGCTCTCCGTCGCCGGGTCTCACCGTCCTTCAAGGGCCAGATGGACTGCATGGGCCATCATCACATCCAGATGGGCGCCGCCGCCGTTCTTGAACACGGTAATCTCGTCGGCGGACTGGCGTCCAGCCTTGCCCTGCACCAGATCATGCATGTCTCCCAGAATGTCGTCCCTGCTGATGGCGCCCGAGGCCATCGGGATCATCACCTCGCCGATATGGCCGATCGTGGTGGCAAGGCTGTCGACGAACAGCCGCCCGCGGGTGAGCGCCGCATCATCGGCCTCGCGCATATCAGGTGTATAGGCGCCGACCAGGTCGACATGGGTGCCGGGTCTGAGCGCCTCGCCGCGGATCAGCGGCACCTTGGTCATGGTCGCCGAACAGATCAGATCGGCGCGCGACACCGCCTCGTCGAGATCGGTGACCACCTCGACGGCGACGCCCTCAAGCGAAGCCGCCAGTTGCTCGGCCCGCTCCGGGCTGCGGTTCCAGATCATCACCGTGTCGAGCGACGGCCGCACCGCGCGGTGCGCCGCAATCAGCGGACCGGCCATCGAGCCGGCGCCGGCCATCAGCATGGTCTTGACGTCCTGGCGCGCCAGGCAGGACGCGCCGAGCGCGGAATCGCCCGCCGTCTTCCAGGCGGTCAGGTCGACGCCTTCCAGCACCGCAACGACATGGCCTTGCGCCTCGTCGAACAGCAGCACCTGCCCCTGCACCGAAGGCCGCGCCGGTTCGGCAGACGGATTGTCCGGATAGATCGTCACCGCCTTGACGCCGGAAGCCAGGCCGGGGATCCAGGCGGTGCGCACCAGCATCTTGCGACCGGCATTCTCCACCAGCGAATCCCGCAGATCCGCCGGCTCCATCAGGTGGCCGGCGCGCAGGGCCTCCACCGCAAATGGCCAGGAACAGACCGAGCGGATGTCGTCTCCGGTAACAATGCGCATGTTCAATCCTTTGTGTGAGCGGGCCGAAAATCTGCCCTCGTTCTAATCCGCCCGGCGCGGCTTTTACAAGCTCAGCCGGACCGGTGCCGCCACTGATGCAGGCCGAAGCCATGCCCAGGCACGAAACTGCCGGCGACAGTGTCACCGGCAGCTTTTGCGCAACGGAGTCCCGCAGCCTACTTTTTTGTGGTCTGGGTCATCGCCTTGCGGGCTTCCTCAAGCGTTTCCTGCATGTTCTGCTGCAGAACCTTGAAGGCTTCGGTGGAGGACGACTGCGCCAGCGCGGCAATCTCGCTGGTATTCTTGATTGCCATCTCGAAGGAGCGCTTGGCAAATTCGGCCTGCGCCGTCATCAGCGATTGCGGATCGCCGCCGGCCTTGAGATTGTCGGCCATGGCGGAAATCTCGTCCAGCGCCTGCTGCACCATTTCGCGCTGCCGCGCCATGATGGTGCTGGCGCCCGAGCCCGCGGTCTTCGACGCCGTGTCCAGCGCCTCGAGGTTCTTCTTGTGACGTGCGACCAGCGCTTCGAGATCCGGCGACGGCAGCTTCATGTCCTTGCCGAAATTCATGAACATGGACACCATGTCTTCGGTTGGGTTTTTCTCGGCCATTGTGTTCTCCCGGTTGCGGCGGCACGGGTCCGCCTGTTTGCTGCTTCGTCCACTATACAGATCCTGTGCCCGGAGCCCGCATGCATTTTTGGCGCAAGCTCCGGGACACAAAAAACCAGCCTCCCATGGCCGGGTCACAGCAGCATGACGGCGCCCGGCGCCAAAGAAACTTCCGCCAGAGCCTGAGAGCCCCTTGAAGTTTATGCTGCACTGCAACATATACCATGCATCGCCACTCGCGCGATACCAGATCACAGCCCCGGGCCGCACCGGACGGGGCATGACCCATTGCTCAACAGAGGATGACCGACATGACCAAGACCACCAAGACATCGAACGCCAAGACGACTGCCGCCGACGCAACCAATGACGCCCGGACCATGATCATGGACGCGGTTGAAAACCTGCAGGAAAAGATTGCCGTGCCGGAAGCCGCCCGCGACTTCGTTGCCCAGCAGGCAGCCACCGCGCAGCAGCGCACGGAAGCTGCCCAGCAGAACGCCGCCGAACTCAATGCCGAGACTGAAAAGGCCGCCGTTTCGCTGATCGGCAGCTATGCCGGCTTCACCAAGAGCCTGATCGACATGACCACCGCCAATGTCAGCCACGCCTTTGCCACGGTCGAAAAGATCGCCGGCGCCAAAACGCTGCCCGACGCGATGAAGATCCAGGCCGAGTTCGTCCGCGACAGCTCCAAGGCCAATCTCGACCGCTTCAAGGAAGTCTCCGAAACCGCCACGGCGACAATGGCGCAGGCCACGGCAAGCGCACGCGACGCCGCTGCCAAGGCCCTGGCCCAGGGCCGCACCGCCGCCTGATCCGCCACGCCACTGACCAATACGAAGGCCCGGGACACGCAAACCGTCTCCCGGGCCTTTTTTCATCCTGCTTCTGCAGGGATCAAGCATCATTGGTTTTCAAGGGCTTGCCGGAAGAGCCGGACTCACATTGCCAACCGCTTGATTCAATCTCTCATGACAGCGGATTAGCCATTTCGGGCGCCTCGCCCACCGGCAGCGGCACCGGATAATTCTGTTTCGCCACATGCCGGCCGGCCAGCCGCAATCCTTCGGCGACATTGATGCGCCCGACGGACTGATCGCCGGCAAGCTGCATCCGGGCGCCAAAGCGCCGCGCCAGGGCTTTCATCGCCTGGTTCTGCCCGCCGGTCTCGACGATGATGGTGGAGATGTCATTCTCGGACGCCGCCCGCAGCAGGGCCTTGAGCAGGATCGTGCCAAGCCCCTTGTGGCGCCAGTCAGAGGCCACGGAGAAGGCCGATTCGCCCTGCCCCGGCTCGATCTGCCCACCGGTGTGCAATTCGGCCACGGCGACCAGATGATCATCCTCGAAGGCGCCGATGACGATCGCTTCATTCAGCGACCGGGCGATATAGCGGTCGAGCCAGTCATCCGAAACCAGACCGTTGAAACGGTCACGGAAATCTTCGAAATGCAATTCGTGGATATGGTCGCGAAACGCGCGTGCGTCGGACGGGCCGAGATATCTCAGCTTGACGTCCTCGCCGAGGGCGAATTGCGGTGTGCGCTGCTTGAACAGGAACTTCAGAAACATGGTCGACCTCCAAAGGTCATTCCTCCCGAAATCTCCAGACCCTCACCTAATGTTGCGATGCAACAATATCAAGACACGAATTCGTGACGCCGGATATATCGCGTGTGTGCGCGATGTTTTTCGGACTATTACCTCTGGCTGATGCAATCAACCGGCAAGCCGGGGAGAGAATCGGCCCGCCGACGCTTTCATTTTGACCGGGCCGGTCCATTCTGCCATTGCAGTCGGACCCAAGAACTCCCGCCGTGACAGCGGCAAAACCCCCGCACTGGAAATCCCGTGATACCGCACATCGCCAAGGACAGCCGGGCCAATCTGCTCGGCAGCATCTGGATGGTCGCCGCAATGGCGATATTTGCCATTGAGGATGCCCTTCTCAAGGCCGCAGCGCAATCGCTGCCGGTCGGACAGGTCCTGATTCTGTTCGGCATCGGCGGCGCGCTGGTCTTTGCCGCTGTGGCGCGGTTCACCAATCAGCCCCTGTTCATTTCGGACGTGATATCCAAACCGATGCGGATCCGGGTGGTTTTCGAGATCACCGGGCGGCTGTTCTACGTGCTGGCGATTTCGATGATACCGCTGTCGGCGGCAACCGTGATCCTGCAGGCCACGCCGATTGTGGTGGTCGCAGCCGCGGCCCTGATCTTCGGCGAAAAGGTCGGATGGCGCCGATGGACCGCGATCGTCATGGGGCTGGCGGGCGTTGTCATCATCATTCAGCCGGGAACCGAGAGTTTTTCGGTGCTGTCGATCCTTGCAATCATCGGAATGATCGGCTTTGCCGGGCGTGATCTCGCCAGCCGCATGGCGCCTGCATCGCTGAGCACCGTGCTTCTCGGCCTCTATGGGTTCCTCTCCGTCATCGTCGCCGGCGCATTGTTCTCGATCTGGCAGGGTGCAGCTTTCAGGATGCCGGATATCGAAACGTCAGCCTGTCTGGCGTTGGCTGTGCTGGCTGGCGTGGCAGCCTACTCGTCGCTGATGAAGGCGATGCGCTCGGGCGAGGTCTCGGCTGTCACGCCATTCAGATACACCCGGATGCTGTTCGGCATCGGCCTGGGCGTGCTGGTCTTCGGCGAGACCCTGAGTGTTGCGATGCTGACAGGCTCGGCCCTGATTGTCGTCTCCGGGCTGTTCATCCTCTGGCGCGGCAGGGCCGTCCGCGCACAGGACTGACCCTTTCGGCGCAATTCGGGCGGTTTACGGCCGCCTGCTCACAGCAGCGCCAGATAGCGCAGGGCCGGCAGGCTGGGCAGGAAGAAATATTCGCCGCCGGCAAGCTGGACGAAGGTTTTGACCTGGATGCGCCGCCTGAGCGGATCCTGCGGAATGGTCATCCAGCCATCAGGCCCGACCAGCGGATCGACCTCTTCAAACAGTGTCGAAAAATCCGGATTGAGCAGCCAGGTCTGCTGGATGAACTCGAATTGCCGGGCGATGTCGGTGTTGAGACACATGAACAGCAGCCCTCGGTCGGCGCCGTCATCGGTATCGGTGCGGTCGATCCTGGGCCCGTAATTGCGGCCGCGGCGCAGGATCCGGTGGTTGTTGGCCGCACTGAGCAGCGATTGTTTCATGCCCTCCCGCGGCGCCAGCGAATCGCGCGGATTGGCCCGGCGCACATGGCTGCCGAGCGGGCATCCATGGCCGTGGCGGTCATCGTCGAAATAGAGAAAATCATTGTCCGGCCGGCCGTCGCCGCCTTGCGGCTGCCTGCCCTGAGGTCTGAGCACATCGCCGTCGCGGTTGCGTCCGACCACTTTCTCCGCCAGCCATTCGGCCGTCACCGTCGTGGCCTTGGGATCGGCCTTGCGGATCACCTCGGCGGCCTCCTCCATCGAGCGCCAGAACGCGGCCACATCCTGCCGCAGCTCGCGCACCACCAGATAGGTGCCGTTCCTGCCGATATCATAGAAGCTGCGGGCATCGGGATGCTCCGGCAGGCCGGCCCGGTACGGACGCGGATCCGCCTCGCCATTGACCTGGCCGGGAACCACCGGCCCGGGCGCGATCTCCTGATGGCCGTTGAGATGGCCCATGAGAAACTCGCCCAGCGGCGCGCCGTTGATCATGTCCGCCTGTTTCACGGCCTGGCCGTCGAGGCGGATGCCGTCGCGCTCGTCAAAGGGCACGGGCTGGGAAATTCCGTCGGCGAAGCCGAAATGCTCCCTGCCCGGCCGGCTGTCATCCTCGTCCAGTTGCAGCGACAGGCTGTGCACCACGCGCACGTCGTGGCTTTCCAGCAATGCGCCGATTTCGGAAGCTGCCTTGCGGGTACCGGCCTCGTCCTCGGTGTAGATCAGCACGAGCGCGTGCACCGCCTGGCCGATGGTGCCGTCGGTTTCGGCGGCTGCCGGCCCGGTGTCGGCCTCCACACTGTAGGCGCCCACCGCCTTGCGGCTCCTGTGCGACTGGGTGTTGCCGCTCCAGCGCGGTGTCGCGTCAATCACCGTGTCCTGCCACTCGCCCTTGCGCTTGTCGCCCAGGCGGCGCATGCGGTTTTCCTCGAACATGCCTTCGCGGAAGGGCGCGGAAAATGACGCCAGCGCGGTTTTAGGCATTTGCAGGCGCTGCAGTCCCGACCAGGTAAAGGCGATCGAGACGGCCTGGCTCACATGCGCGCCGCCGCCCACCGCAAAGGCCGGCGTCACCGGAAATTCGGTCTGCAGCGCTGCAATCCACTTGCCGTTGCCGGCATCCGGAAGCTCGAGGAAAAGCGCGCAGCCATGTTTGAGCGAACCGAAGCCGGAGGCGACAAAGCCCTGCGTCTCCCGTGCGATCGAATCCTTGAGCTTCCAGTGTTTTTTCTTCGTCGCCGCCATCACAGTTCCCTCATCCAGTCCCGCGTTTCGGCTTCGCTCATGTCCTGGCGGCGCAGGCCATTGCTGATGCGATGATTGCGTTCCACCTGGTCGACCGACAGATCCGGATAGGCGCTGTACCAGAACCGGCTGGTGCTGCGGCTGGCCAGCGCCCAGTTCTTGAACAGCCGCCCATGGCTGGCGCCGTCAAAGATCAGGAACCGGGTCGTAGGAAACCCCACTCCGCAGCCCCAGGCCAGGGTCAGCCCGACATGGGCCTTTTCGATGAAATCATCGAGATAGGAGCCCCAGCTCTGGTCGAAATTGGAGAAGAACACCAGCCGGCTGCTGTTGTTGAGAAAGGCCCAATGGGCGAAATGCACGGTCCGCATGCTGCCCAGATAGCCGTCCCCGGCCTTGACCCGCAGCAACAGGCCGAGGCCGCGATGGCCGGCCTTGACGATGATCGTCCGCAGCACGCCGGGCCGGATGTGAACGATGGAGCCCATGTGGTTCTGCGACACCCAGTCCTCGTGATCGGCCATCTCGGCCACCCGTTCGGCGTCGATCGGCGGCGCGGTTTGCGACGAATCCCGTTTTTCCAGGTAGCGCAGCCACAGGATCACCGCCGGAACCGTGAACAACAGGCTGAGCTGGCCGTAGAAGATGGTCAGCGCCACCGTCCACCACCAGTCCCTGACCCCGCCGGCAAAACTGTCGAACAGGAGATCAATCACCGCGGCAAAGCCGACGCCGGCGACAATGAGCAGGATGAGCGGCGGCGCCAGCACCAGCACGATGGTGGGAATATTGCGCAACAGGAATGCCGGCAGGTTGAACGCCGTCTCGACACTGGTGCCGGGCAAGGGCGTGCGCAGCACCCCGATGAACACCACCAAGATCACGGCAAAGCCGATGACCAGGCTCAGATAGAGCGCGTGGTTGATCAGCGATGCGGCCAGGATCCCCGGCAGGGTGAACACCAGCAGCACGAGCGACATGAACCAGAGCAGGCGCCACAGGTCGCCCAGCCGCTGGCTGAGCGGGATCCGGGGCGCGTCCGGCTCGTTCAACCAGCCATGATCGGCCAGAAGCCGGACCCTGAGCCGGTTGTGAAACTCTTTCGGCGCCACGGCGCGGTAAGGCTCCGGACCCTGGTGATCGGGAGCATCCAGTTCGCTGCGGATCGCCCTGAACAATTTCGCCTCGTTGAGGATCTGGTCCCGGGTCAGCCCGCGATTGCCATGGTGGAACACACTCGGCGCCTGGGTTCTTGCCTTGAGGTAAGGCGTCACCCGCGCGGTCGAGCCATCCCGGGTGACGGCGTCATAGAGATCCGCGTCTTCATCCAGCGGCTTCTTGCAGCAGCGCAGCATCTCCCTGATTGTCGGGCCGGCAAGGGCTTCGAGCTGTTGCCAGAACACGCCGGGCTCGCCGTCGAAATTTGCCTCGATGATGAAGATCGGGTCGTAGCTGCGGTCCTCGAACACGCTCATCGACAGGAAGTGCAGGCTGGGCACCTGCTTGATGAAGCGTTCGAAATTCTCGCCTTCGCCGGGAAGCAGCTTGTCTTCGCGATATTTGAATTCGTCCACCAGCGCCGACAGCCTGGCCGCACTTTCCGGCTTGACCTCAAGCGGGACCGACAATGTGGTCTGGATCATCAGCGTCCCCCTCCCAAAACAGCAAGCCAGGCCAAATTGTGCCCTGCACCTCGAATAGTTCATCAGTGCATTTTCTGATCGTCCAACTATAAGGACAAACATTTCGTTTTCAATTGGCAAACTGAATTGAAACAAAAACTGAGATCAGCAGATCCGCCCACATGAATATTAATCTTTACATATGAACTATTTCCCGAACCGGAACACTTCCAGGTCTGCACGAGTTTGACACGGGATTTCCGGCGCGCATCTGCTGCCGGTCAGCCGGCCAGCGCAATTGCCCGGGACAGGCTTTGCGCCAGATCGCGGGCATAGGTGGAAAACGCCATGATCTCGAAACTGTCATCTCCGGTCCGTGTGAGTTGCACCGGCACATGATTAAACAGGGTCGGCGCGCTGGCGCCCGGCTTGAACGCCTTCGGATGGGTGTCGATCGCTGACTGGGTGGCGATGATCTCCGCAGCGTCTGGTCCGGAGATTGAAAACCGCACCCGCGCATCCGACAGGTCGCACAGGCTCACTCCCGATGCGGCGCCAAGTCGTGCGGCCAGTTTGGCATGGTCCTCGCCCGCTTCGCCGACGGCGAGCGCCTGGCCCGGCTGCACCGGACGCAGCAGCCCGTCCCCGGCCCTGGCCGCGCGCCGTATAGCGGCTGATTTGGCAACCGGCCCGGCCACCAGACAGACCGGCGCATCGGGCAATTGCGTGAGCAACACCCTGTCCGAGGCACTGACAACGAGGCCCTCGAGCAGGACGGACGCCACCGGCGCGGCCGCCACAACCGGCGCATGCGCCCGGCCCGGAGGCGTCCTATCCGCCTCTTCGGCATCCAGAAACACCGGCGGACAGACGGTCACCTCGGTCTCGATGCCGCGCAATCCGTCCCAGACCACCAGGTTCTCGCCATGGCGCGCGCGCCCGCGCTTGAGCATGGCAAGCGCGATGGTCGACTGGAAATGCGGCGACCAGCAGGCCGAGGTCACATGGCCCTGGTCATTGGCCATGCTTGGATCCGTGCCCGGTGCAAGCAAATGCCCGCCAGCCAGGATCCTGTGCTCCGGATTGACGGGCCGCAAGCCAACCAACTGCTCGCGGTCATCGCGCTGCAGGCCTTCTCGCGAAAGCATCACCCGGCCGATGAAATCATCCTTTTTGGCACTCACCATCTTGCCCAGACCCAGATCGCCCGGCGTGGTGCGGCCATCGATCTCGGAGTGCGTGATGAATCCCTTCTCGATGCGGAGCACATTCAACGCCTCCAGTCCGTAAGGCACAATCCCGAACGGCTGACCGGCCTCAACAATGGCATCGGCCACCGCCTCGCCGTGACGCGCGGGCACCGCCAGCTCAAACGCCAGTTCGCCCGAAAACGAAATCCGGAACATTCGCGCCTTGAGCCCCGAATGCAGCTTTACCTCGCGCGCGGCCAGAAACGGCATCGCCTCATCCGACAGATGATCGGCAACAACACGGCCAAGCACGTCCCGCGAAAGCGGGCCGGCAACCGTGATCTGGGCCCACTGGTCTGTGACCGATGCGAGCCGCACATCGAGCTCCGGCCACAGCGCCTGGGCGCAGAATTCCAGATGTGCCATCGCCTCAACGGCCGCCGCCGTGGTGGTGGTGATCAGGTAATGGCTCTCGCCCAAGCGGCTGACCGTGCCGTCATCCATCAGCAAGCCGTCCTCGCGCAGCATCAGCCCGTAGCGCGCCTTGCCGATCGCCAATGTCGACATCTTGCCGGTGTAGATGAGATCAAGAAAATTGGCCGCATCCTTGCCCGACAAATCGATCTTGCCCAGCGTCGAGGCATCTGAGATGCCCACGCCCGCACGCACCGCCAGCGTCTCGCGGTCGCACGCTTCCTTCCAGCCCGTTTCGCCCTCGCCCGGGAAATGCGAAGCCCGCATCCAGGCCCCGGCCTCGATGAACACAGCGCCCTGCTTCTCGGCCCAGCCATGCAACGGCGAGCGCCGCACCGGACGGTAATGGCTGCCGCGATGCTCACCCGCCAGCGCCCCGATGCTGACCGGCGTATAGAACGGGCGGAACGTCGTGGTGCCGACCTGGTCCGGCGTCACGCCCCGATTTTCAGCCAGAATGCCGATGGCGTTGACATTGGACAGCTTGCCCTGATCGGTCGCCATGCCGGTGGTGGTATAGCGCTTGGCGAGTTCAACATGGCCATAGCCCTCGCGCACCGCCAGCCCGAGATCGGACACGGTCACATCGTTCTGGAAATCGACAAAGGCCTTGCCGCGTGCCTCGCCCACATGCCACAGCGTTTGAAATCCGGTCGATCCGCCACAGGCTTCGCGTACGGCCTCGGCGTCGACTTTTCGCGGTTTGAAGCCGAGGTCACGCGCCGCACGGGTCCCGGCCTCGGCGCCACTCTGCAGGCAACCGGCGAGATCGAGCACACCCGCCGCGCTGCCCGCAGCACTCAATCCGTCGCGCGGCGCGGGTGGAAGGAACATACCGATCTCCTCGTCCCACACCGGCCGGTCGCCGCGATGGCAGGCGAGCCCCACAACCGGGTTCCAGCCGCCCGACATCGCCAGTGCGCTGACCTTGATTGTCTGCCGCTTGCCCGAGGCCCGCTCGACGATTTCGACGCCCGAAACAGCCTTGCCGCCCAGCGCATCAGCGACGACGTGACCCGCAAGCACACGCGCGCCTTCGGATGCCGCCAGTTCCGCCGCAGGTACTTCGCTCCGTGCATCGACAAGCGTCACCGCAAGCCCGCGCGCCAACAAATCCCGCGCAGTTTCGTGGCCCGAGCCGCCGGTGGCAAAGACCGCCACATGATCGCCCGGCCGTATCGCCTGGCCATTGACCAGCCCGCGCAACGCCGACGCCGTCATCACGCCGGGCCGGTCATTGCCGCCAAACACCAGCGGCCGTTCCTCGGCACCCGCCGCCAGCACGGCGCGCTTGGCCACTATGCGCCAGACCCGCTGCGCCGGGCCGGTGTCCGCACCATCGCGCCGCTCGACCGCGCCATAGACGCCGCTGTCATAGGCGCCGAACACCGTGGTGTTTGAAAGCAGCCGCACATTCGGGTTGGCCGCCAATTCTGCGATCACCGCCGCCACGAATCCCGGCCCGTCAGTGTCCCCGATTTCGACCCGGTCCTTGAGCAACCGCCCGCCGAAGTCCGGATTCTCGTCGCACAGCACCACCCGCGCGCCGGACCGCGCTGCCGTAAGTGCCGCCATCAGCCCGGCAGGCCCGGAGCCGATCACCAGCAGATCGCAATGGGCCCAGCGCTTCTCGTATTCCTGCGCATCCGGCGCGTGGCTGGCCCGCCCCAGCCCCGCAGCCCGGCGGATCAGCGGCTCGTAAAGCTTTTCCCAAAGGGCCGCCGGCCACATGAAGGTCTTGTAGTAAAATCCCGCCCCCAGAAACGGCGACAGCGCGGAATTCACCGCACCGACGTCAAAGCCCAGCGATGGCCAGCGGTTCTGGCTCTCCGCCCTGAGCCCGTCGCGCAACGCCACCATCGAGGCGCGCAGATTCGGCTCCCGCGTTGCGCCATCGCCCAGTGTCACCAGCGCATTGGGTTCCGACGCCCCGCCGCTGAGCAATCCGCGCGGCCGGTGATATTTGAACGACCGCCCGATCAGCAGTTGATCATTGGCCAGCAGCGCCGAGGCCAGCGTGTCGCCGGCAAAGCCCTCGAACTGTCTGCCATCGAAGCTGAATCCGATGCGATCGGAGCGGTCGATCAGCCCGCCATTCTCAAACCGGGAGAAGCTCATGGTGTCGCCCTCCCCTTGGCAGGTTTCGCCGCTTTGCCGGTCGTCCCTGCCTTGGCCCGCGCCCGGGCAAACTCCGCCGCGTCCGTCACCCCATGCACATCATGGGAAAACGTATCCCGCTCCACCACCAGCCAGCGCCGGCAGCCGCCCGAATGCTGCCAGTGCTCATGCATGACGCCGCGCACATTGACGCGTAAGTGCACATAGTCGTCCCAGGCATCAAACTTCGCCTCCGGCGCGGGCCGCACCGGCTTGGCATCGCCGCGAATGGTGAACTCTTCCTTGGGCCGAACCCCGCAATGGGGACAGGTGATCAGACTGGCCATCTTCTCTGCCCCCCTAGTGCAGGTTTGCCTGGGCGCCATGCCCGGTTTCATCGATCTGGTATCCACGCGAAAACCGGTCGAGGCGGAAGGCGCGTGCCAGTTCATGCGTCTCGCCGGTCGCCAGGAGATGGGCAAAACACCAGCCCGAAGCCGGGGTCGCCTTGAA
This window harbors:
- a CDS encoding phasin family protein, with the translated sequence MTKTTKTSNAKTTAADATNDARTMIMDAVENLQEKIAVPEAARDFVAQQAATAQQRTEAAQQNAAELNAETEKAAVSLIGSYAGFTKSLIDMTTANVSHAFATVEKIAGAKTLPDAMKIQAEFVRDSSKANLDRFKEVSETATATMAQATASARDAAAKALAQGRTAA
- a CDS encoding DMT family transporter, whose translation is MIPHIAKDSRANLLGSIWMVAAMAIFAIEDALLKAAAQSLPVGQVLILFGIGGALVFAAVARFTNQPLFISDVISKPMRIRVVFEITGRLFYVLAISMIPLSAATVILQATPIVVVAAAALIFGEKVGWRRWTAIVMGLAGVVIIIQPGTESFSVLSILAIIGMIGFAGRDLASRMAPASLSTVLLGLYGFLSVIVAGALFSIWQGAAFRMPDIETSACLALAVLAGVAAYSSLMKAMRSGEVSAVTPFRYTRMLFGIGLGVLVFGETLSVAMLTGSALIVVSGLFILWRGRAVRAQD
- a CDS encoding SDR family oxidoreductase, with the translated sequence MTLAVTAVSGQLGAAIAGALIGMNTGETIVGLARSPGKAPDMGIDVRPGDYDDADQLRASLAGVDTLLLVSGMTAPEDRIGQHRNVINAAKAAGVAKIVYTSVQGAEQGTAFSPVIQSNRQTEADIRDSGLDWVIGRNGIYIEPDVDYIDSYRKAGEIANCAGDGRCGYTTRPELAFAYARMLTEARHNGQTYNLHGALLTQAELAALMNRAFGTRLVYRPMPFEAYREDRIAELGEFIGTVIAGIYQGIREGANDNPSDFTTAAGRPHQSWDDYFAALGAQQH
- a CDS encoding phasin family protein, with protein sequence MAEKNPTEDMVSMFMNFGKDMKLPSPDLEALVARHKKNLEALDTASKTAGSGASTIMARQREMVQQALDEISAMADNLKAGGDPQSLMTAQAEFAKRSFEMAIKNTSEIAALAQSSSTEAFKVLQQNMQETLEEARKAMTQTTKK
- a CDS encoding sarcosine oxidase subunit delta; the encoded protein is MASLITCPHCGVRPKEEFTIRGDAKPVRPAPEAKFDAWDDYVHLRVNVRGVMHEHWQHSGGCRRWLVVERDTFSHDVHGVTDAAEFARARAKAGTTGKAAKPAKGRATP
- a CDS encoding GNAT family N-acetyltransferase; amino-acid sequence: MFLKFLFKQRTPQFALGEDVKLRYLGPSDARAFRDHIHELHFEDFRDRFNGLVSDDWLDRYIARSLNEAIVIGAFEDDHLVAVAELHTGGQIEPGQGESAFSVASDWRHKGLGTILLKALLRAASENDISTIIVETGGQNQAMKALARRFGARMQLAGDQSVGRINVAEGLRLAGRHVAKQNYPVPLPVGEAPEMANPLS
- a CDS encoding Dyp-type peroxidase, with protein sequence MAATKKKHWKLKDSIARETQGFVASGFGSLKHGCALFLELPDAGNGKWIAALQTEFPVTPAFAVGGGAHVSQAVSIAFTWSGLQRLQMPKTALASFSAPFREGMFEENRMRRLGDKRKGEWQDTVIDATPRWSGNTQSHRSRKAVGAYSVEADTGPAAAETDGTIGQAVHALVLIYTEDEAGTRKAASEIGALLESHDVRVVHSLSLQLDEDDSRPGREHFGFADGISQPVPFDERDGIRLDGQAVKQADMINGAPLGEFLMGHLNGHQEIAPGPVVPGQVNGEADPRPYRAGLPEHPDARSFYDIGRNGTYLVVRELRQDVAAFWRSMEEAAEVIRKADPKATTVTAEWLAEKVVGRNRDGDVLRPQGRQPQGGDGRPDNDFLYFDDDRHGHGCPLGSHVRRANPRDSLAPREGMKQSLLSAANNHRILRRGRNYGPRIDRTDTDDGADRGLLFMCLNTDIARQFEFIQQTWLLNPDFSTLFEEVDPLVGPDGWMTIPQDPLRRRIQVKTFVQLAGGEYFFLPSLPALRYLALL
- a CDS encoding ornithine cyclodeaminase family protein — protein: MRIVTGDDIRSVCSWPFAVEALRAGHLMEPADLRDSLVENAGRKMLVRTAWIPGLASGVKAVTIYPDNPSAEPARPSVQGQVLLFDEAQGHVVAVLEGVDLTAWKTAGDSALGASCLARQDVKTMLMAGAGSMAGPLIAAHRAVRPSLDTVMIWNRSPERAEQLAASLEGVAVEVVTDLDEAVSRADLICSATMTKVPLIRGEALRPGTHVDLVGAYTPDMREADDAALTRGRLFVDSLATTIGHIGEVMIPMASGAISRDDILGDMHDLVQGKAGRQSADEITVFKNGGGAHLDVMMAHAVHLALEGR